AAACAGGGAAGTTCGCGTGCTTCAATTCCTTCTACGAGTTTCTGCGTGATAAGTTCGTTGCGATCCTCGATGAGGACAAAGTGAAAGACCGGGATTTCGATGTGGCCAATCTGCTGTACGTATTGCGGCCTTACTATCAAGGCGGAGAGTTTGACTATCTGCTGAATGCAACCGAAAACATTGACCTTCTAAACGAGCGGTTCATTGTCTTCGAGCTGGATAATATCAAAGATCATCCAATACTTTTTCCTGTGGTGACGATCATTATCATGGAGGTTTTCATCAGCAAAATGAGAAAGCTGAAAGGGATCCGGAAGATGATATTAATTGAAGAAGCATGGAAGGCGATCGCAAAGGAAGGTATGGCTGATTACATTAAGTATCTGTTCAAAACCGTGCGGAAGTATCTGGGAGAAGCAATTGTGGTCACGCAGGAGGTGGAAGACATTATCAGCTCACCGGTCGTAAAGCAAGCAATTATTAACAACAGCGATTGCAAGATCCTGCTCGACCAAAGCAAATACCAGAACAAGTTTGACCAGATACAGGAACTGCTTGGATTGACCGAGAAAGAGAAAACTTTGATCCTTTCGGTTAATAAAGCCAACGATCCACTTCGGAAGTACAAGGAGGTCTTCATTAGTCTTGGCGGCACGCTTTCTCGGGTCTACCGGACAGAGGTAAGTTTAGAAGAATATCTCTGCTACACCACCGAAGAAACCGAGAAGATCAAGGTTATCGAATATGCAAAGCGGTTTGGAAGCATGCAAAAGGGGATTGCAACACTTGCCAGCGAAATGAAATCAACGGCAGGAACATGAGAAAACACATCCTATTTTTCACATTGATATTTGCCCTGGTGGCTACTCCCATCCAGGAAGCGCAGGCCGCAAATCCCTGGGCGGCAGTCATCAAGGCAGCGATTAAGAAAGTGGTGAAGGCCGTGGATCTGATGATCCAGCGGCGGCAAAATAAGGTGATAAGGCTTCAAAACGCACAGAAAGCCATAGAAAACACGATGGCCAAATTGCAGCTTGATGAGATCACCGACTGGGTTAAAAAACAGCGAGACCTTTACAAAAAGTATTACGATGAGCTCAAAAAGGTAAAAGCGGTAATTGCCTATTATTTCAAGATCAAGCAGATCGCCGACAAAAACTCCCGGCTCGTTGACGAATACAAAAGGTTTTGGGGATTGATCTCCGACGACAAGCATTTCACAGCCCAAGAGCGCAACTACATCTTTCAGGTGTATGTAGGTATCCTCGAAAATTCAGCCAAGAATGTGGACTTGCTCAAAATGGTGGTCGAATCGCTGACGACGCAAATGACGGATGCGAAGCGGCTGGAACTGATCGAAAATGCTGCGGACAAGACTGACCAGTTGTACAGTGACCTGACCCGGTTCAACCAAGAAAATGCGATGCTGAGTATCAGCCGCGCTAAGAATCAGCAGGAAGTGGATGTGGTGAAAAAGCTTTATGGGATCAATTAGAATTATGAAAGCAATTTTTGTCATACTGACCATGATTTTCATTAACACGACTTCCCAGGCGCAAACGTTCAAGGAATGGTTTCGTCAGAAAAAGACCCAAAAGAAATACCTGATCGAGCAAATCGCCCAGCTGAAAATCTATTTGGAGCTGACCGAAAAGGGCTACAAAATCGCAAAGGAAGGATTGACTGCAATCGGAGATTTAAAGCGGGGCGAATTCAAGCTGCATAAAAACTATTTCGATTCGCTCAAAGTCGTCAATCCGAAAATTGCCAGCCTGCCAAAGATCAAATGGACCGTTGCATACAACGGAGACGTCAAAAACGTCTGCTCCACGTGTCTTTCCAAGCCTGGCCTATCAGAATATCTCAACGGAGACGAGCTTGCTTACCTCCGGGCTGTGTTTGACCGGCTCGATTCGGAGTGCGACAAAATAGTGGACATGCTAAAAGAAGTCACCAGCGATGGTAATCTGGCAATGACCGACGATGGGCGGATAAAACGAATAGAGGCCCTTTACCAGCAAACAATGTTTAACCTTACGTTTTCCAAGGCTTTTTGTAGCGAGTCGGTGGTACTGGCAGCAGCCAGGATGAAAGAGAAAGAGGATGTGACAACTGGCCGCGCACTCCGCGGCATAAACTGAAAGCAATGAGAAATGTACTGATACTTTTTCTATTGGGGATGCTGCTGATTCCTCCAAAACGAGCGTTAGCTCAGACGCCAGAAGTCACTCAGCTTATCCTGAATATCCAGAAGCTTAACCAACTTCGGAAAATCCTGAAAGAGTTGAAAGCAGGTTATGATATTCTCTTCAAAGGTTACACAACCATTAAGGATATTTCGAAAGGGAATTTCAAGCTGCACGAAGCCTTTTTGGACGGTTTGCTGGAAGTAAGCCCAGCTGTAAAACGCTACAAACGGATCGCCGAGATCATCGACTTTCAGCTAAAACTAGTTTCCGAATACAGGACAGCGTTCGGCCATTTTCAATCCGGAAAGTACTTCAATAAGGATGAGCTTAACTATATGGAGGGGGTCTATGCCAGGTTGATTAATCAAAGTCTGAAAAATCTGGATGCATTGACCATGGTGGTAACTGCTAAGAAAATGAGAATGTCGGACGATGAGCGTTTATCAGCCATTGACAAAATCCACGAAGAAATGCAGGATAAGCTTGTTTTCCTACGTCACTTCAATTCCACAGCTGCAACACTTGGCTTGCAACGGGCCAAAATTTCAATCGAAGTTGAAACGGGCGCTCAGTTAAACGGAATCCAGCTCTAATCTCAAAATTATGAATGCATTTACAAGAGCCGCTATAATAGCGGTGTTAGCTACCGCTTTGCCACAAATTTCCTTCGCGCAGGGCTTTCCCGAGCAGATCAGCGGCCTGCATAGTGTTCTCGACAAACTCTATGATGAAATGATGCCCATGTGCTCCAAGTTGATCAGCGTGGGTCGAGGAATTGCAGGCTTTGCGGCAATCTGGTATATCTCCTCCCGGATTTGGCGGCACCTGGCGAATGCGGAGCCGATTGATTTCTATCCGCTGTTCAGACCATTTGTGATCGGTTTTGCTATCCTGATTTTTCCATCGGTTCTGGAAATGATCAACGGTGTCATGTCCCCGGTTGTCCGTGCAACATCTGCGATGGTCGAAGGTTCAAACGAGGCAATCACTTTGCTGTTGAAGAAAAAGGAAGAGGCGATTATGAAGACCAATGCCTGGCAAATGTATGTCGGCGCCACTGGGAATGGGGATCGGGACAAATGGTACAAGTACACGCATGGGAATGAAGATCCGTCTGGCGAAGGCATCATGGCCAGCGTCGGAAATGACATCAAGTTCTCAATGGCGAAAGCCTCATACAATTTTCGCAATTCCATTAAAGAATGGATGAGCGAAATACTCAGGCTACTATTTGAAGCGGCGGCACTTTGTATCAATACGCTTCGCACCTTTCAATTGATCGTCCTTGCTATTGTTGGCCCGATTGCATTTGGCATCTCTGTTTTCGACGGTTTTCAGCATACGCTTACCGGTTGGATCGCGCGGTACATCAACATTTTTCTGTGGTTGCCAGTCGCTAACATTTTCGGCGCAATCATTGGCAAGATCCAGGAGATGATGCTTACCCTGGATATAAGCCAGGTAGAAGGCGCGGGCGAAACTTTCTTCAGTTCAACGGATATGGCATACCTGATCTTTTTGGTCATTGGCATCGTCGGGTACTTCGCAGTGCCAGCAACGGCCAACTTCATCATTCAGGCAGGAGGAGGCAATCCGTTCCTTTACAAAGTCACGACCCTTTTCTCCCAAACCGCCACCGGCTTTGGCAACCGGGCCTTTCCTGCGAGTGGTGGCTTTGGGTCAATTCCGAGAAACACTGCTATTCCTAAATCTCAAAACCAATAACCAAACAATGTCATGTTTACGAAAGCCAAAAATCTGGAAACCGCATTCCGGCATGTCCGCAGCTTCACATTGCTTGTGATCATCGGCTGCATCGGCTTCTGCTGCTTCGCTATCTATAAAAGCTATCAGTTGGTGGATGAAACGCAGGATAAAGTGTACATCCTGGCAAGCGGCAAAGTGCTCGATGCTTATGCCTCAGAGCGAAAGGAGAACATTCCGGTTGAAGCCCGCGATCATGTTGCCACTTTTCACCGCTTCTTCTTTACGCTCGATCCTGATGACAAAGTGATCCAGTCCAACCTGGTCAAAGCACTGTTCCTGGCCGATGGCTCAGCGAAAGCCCAATATGAAAACCTGAAAGAATCAGGGTTCTATTCGAGCATTATTTCCGGAAACATCAGTCAGCAGATAAGTGTGGACACTGTCGAAGTTGAAACGGACGACTACCCATACCGCTTTCACTGCGTGGCTTCCCAGCGGATCATCCGCTCAACGAGCATTGTCACCCGAAGGCTAGTGACCGAAGGGTTTCTTAGAACCGTATCCCGCAGCGACAATAACCCTCACGGGTTTCTGATCGAGCGCTGGACAACTCTTGAAAATAAACACATCAATGTACAAAACAGGTAAGCTGTGTTTTACAATTTCAATAGGC
This Dyadobacter sp. UC 10 DNA region includes the following protein-coding sequences:
- a CDS encoding TerB family tellurite resistance protein produces the protein MRNVLILFLLGMLLIPPKRALAQTPEVTQLILNIQKLNQLRKILKELKAGYDILFKGYTTIKDISKGNFKLHEAFLDGLLEVSPAVKRYKRIAEIIDFQLKLVSEYRTAFGHFQSGKYFNKDELNYMEGVYARLINQSLKNLDALTMVVTAKKMRMSDDERLSAIDKIHEEMQDKLVFLRHFNSTAATLGLQRAKISIEVETGAQLNGIQL
- the traJ gene encoding conjugative transposon protein TraJ; protein product: MNAFTRAAIIAVLATALPQISFAQGFPEQISGLHSVLDKLYDEMMPMCSKLISVGRGIAGFAAIWYISSRIWRHLANAEPIDFYPLFRPFVIGFAILIFPSVLEMINGVMSPVVRATSAMVEGSNEAITLLLKKKEEAIMKTNAWQMYVGATGNGDRDKWYKYTHGNEDPSGEGIMASVGNDIKFSMAKASYNFRNSIKEWMSEILRLLFEAAALCINTLRTFQLIVLAIVGPIAFGISVFDGFQHTLTGWIARYINIFLWLPVANIFGAIIGKIQEMMLTLDISQVEGAGETFFSSTDMAYLIFLVIGIVGYFAVPATANFIIQAGGGNPFLYKVTTLFSQTATGFGNRAFPASGGFGSIPRNTAIPKSQNQ
- the traK gene encoding conjugative transposon protein TraK; this translates as MFTKAKNLETAFRHVRSFTLLVIIGCIGFCCFAIYKSYQLVDETQDKVYILASGKVLDAYASERKENIPVEARDHVATFHRFFFTLDPDDKVIQSNLVKALFLADGSAKAQYENLKESGFYSSIISGNISQQISVDTVEVETDDYPYRFHCVASQRIIRSTSIVTRRLVTEGFLRTVSRSDNNPHGFLIERWTTLENKHINVQNR
- a CDS encoding conjugal transfer protein TraI — encoded protein: MRKHILFFTLIFALVATPIQEAQAANPWAAVIKAAIKKVVKAVDLMIQRRQNKVIRLQNAQKAIENTMAKLQLDEITDWVKKQRDLYKKYYDELKKVKAVIAYYFKIKQIADKNSRLVDEYKRFWGLISDDKHFTAQERNYIFQVYVGILENSAKNVDLLKMVVESLTTQMTDAKRLELIENAADKTDQLYSDLTRFNQENAMLSISRAKNQQEVDVVKKLYGIN